A single Ptiloglossa arizonensis isolate GNS036 chromosome 2, iyPtiAriz1_principal, whole genome shotgun sequence DNA region contains:
- the Mlc1 gene encoding myosin light chain alkali isoform X2 translates to MADLSAREVEKAEFAFSIYDADGSNNIDAVDLGNVLRALNLNPTNATIEKLGGTKKKGEKLMKLDEFLPIYSQCKKDKEQGCYEDFLECLKLYDKQENGMMLAAELSHTLLTLGERLADNEVETVLKDCMDPEDEDGFIPYAPFLKKMMVLL, encoded by the exons ATG GCAGACCTCAGCGCCAGGGAAGTCGAAA AGGCGGAATTTGCCTTTTCCATTTACGATGCCGATGGCTCGAACAATATCGACGCCGTCGACCTTGGAAACGTTCTTCGGGCCCTCAACCTGAACCCAACGAACGCCACCATTGAGAAACTTGGCGGAACAAAAAAGAAGGGCGAGAAACTGATGAAACTCGACGAGTTCTTGCCGATTTACAGCCAGTGCAAAAAGGACAAGGAGCAGGGATGCTACGAAGATTTCCTGGAGTGTTTGAAACTTTACGACAAACAGGAGAACGGAATGATGCTCGCTGCTGAACTTTCCCACACACTGCTCACGCTTg GTGAACGTCTAGCCGATAACGAAGTGGAGACGGTGCTGAAGGATTGCATGGACCCGGAAGACGAGGATGGCTTCATCCCTTATGCCC CATTCTTGAAGAAGATGATGGTGCTATTGTAA
- the LOC143155188 gene encoding uncharacterized protein LOC143155188 — translation MEEGNRVEVTIIDPTVKIPSSGSARSSTKTLSTIHECDSSKVSHSCFRNAIGRYADNADKAKSNAKCFPSSKQRLDSFRGFHSSFDIDLLLRYYACNSNMEKSIRKVFEKVNENDTSHPDDPFVNLVCKDIEQGPLVELGAVRKIFDLLRRSNTENASLFAFRIQETLIELQSLIDRYNGKELEQILSSDPSMRICKYCGVISCTESPNTSIEQRQSPPRTSYFLNAQTFANNANGGDNNTRIPGALDKFNLRRKQQTEKIKNRTRNGTGSSVHKFGNVQVEANAFSKQEDKLYTDAPRKVEIMIAERENDNEETCGEQSVPEDGKPRRNKTRAEEAEKLSKVESQEQDNVSRTTQSSHIKERKLRKKPGKMVPNVESALRMKINSNFQVKGKAKNVVSVDFPRNFLRGKFHDRLVGNVAEEKEVGKISNEIHRNGNEFKEKVLNDVLYVKSYSELADSKTKMRLDNGQGIKSKQNQSSSPINNIASIIDTMTYLAHGRLEPVDAKKKEFVSQFDNGAWVQSKYYNNKHSFVLHANRDYNPQLDSALRLHEESKQKELVADVKHEATTETCYDRAEGWKWLKRVKNVESPDSFNCLMDEDSLENLIERPSSMPRSGQSDTTASSSSSVENLIHEWVKPLESKESSVQEDEVRQVSKSLLSNEPRTSDSNEKHEYHKETSIDQQRDLQSNSQYQTRCSSNEPKEILSTVGRNDSYDPGDDSNLKTSKESIDQKESNKKSKKVNSVGRKKFTIRRLFGSLKSFKSTKSMKSSDDSSVKFPTFSSNDSTDDSLKNITRRISYDQSLLKTMIGDGQSDETRNALSRYQRILKDTEKMDWESFQRFVENLHTGQKHLWRDICNAINKEARRLADKDDGVTEVCIEISSVPREETKSEGRECSNEIVFEMDMTLRDVEGFLDRQLASTKKGQLDTLERASEVIRVRNDDVCNTEVVSNQAE, via the coding sequence atggaggAAGGAAATCGCGTCGAAGTGACGATTATCGATCCTACGGTGAAAATTCCATCGTCGGGTAGCGCGCGTAGTTCAACGAAAACCTTGAGCACAATTCACGAATGCGACAGCTCGAAAGTTTCCCATTCGTGCTTTCGAAATGCCATCGGGAGGTACGCCGATAACGCTGATAAGGCGAAATCGAACGCGAAATGCTTCCCTTCGTCCAAACAAAGGCTAGACTCGTTCCGAGGTTTCCATTCATCGTTCGATATCGACCTGCTTTTGAGGTACTACGCGTGCAATTCCAATATGGAGAAGTCCATAAGGAAAGTGTTCGAAAAGGTGAACGAAAATGATACGAGCCATCCGGACGATCCATTCGTAAATCTGGTGTGCAAAGACATCGAGCAAGGCCCGTTGGTCGAGTTGGGCGCAGTCCGCAAGATCTTCGATCTGCTACGGCGTTCTAACACCGAAAACGCTTCGTTGTTCGCGTTTCGAATTCAAGAGACTCTGATCGAATTGCAATCTTTGATAGATCGTTACAACGGGAAGGAATTGGAGCAGATACTCTCGAGCGATCCGTCGATGAGAATCTGCAAATACTGTGGAGTCATCAGTTGCACCGAGTCACCAAACACTTCCATCGAGCAGAGACAATCGCCACCGAGAACTTCCTACTTCCTGAATGCCCAGACATTCGCGAACAATGCCAACGGCGGTGACAATAACACGAGAATACCCGGGGCGCTGGACAAATTCAATCTCCGAAGGaaacaacaaacggagaaaattaaaaatcgtacGCGCAACGGTACCGGTAGTTCCGTACACAAATTCGGAAACGTTCAAGTGGAAGCGAACGCTTTTTCCAAACAGGAAGACAAACTGTACACGGACGCTCCTCGAAAGGTTGAAATAATGATTGCGGAGCGTGAGAACGATAACGAAGAGACTTGCGGTGAACAAAGTGTACCCGAGGATGGAAAACCGAGAAGAAACAAAACTCGAGCAGAGGAGGctgaaaaattgtcgaaagtcgAGTCACAGGAGCAGGATAACGTCTCGCGAACGACGCAATCGTCGCATATCAAAGAAAGGAAATTGAGAAAGAAACCTGGTAAGATGGTACCCAACGTTGAGTCGGCActacgaatgaaaattaactCTAATTTCCAGGTTAAAGGTAAGGCTAAAAATGTCGTTAGCGTCGATTTTCCGAGAAATTTTCTACGCGGGAAATTCCACGATCGGTTGGTCGGTAACGTAGCCGAGGAGAAAGAAGTGGGTAAAATATCGAACGAGATTCACCGAAACGGCAACGAATTCAAAGAGAAAGTTTTGAACGATGTGTTGTACGTGAAATCGTACTCGGAGCTGGCCGACTCGAAAACGAAGATGCGTTTGGACAACGGACAAGGTATAAAGAGCAAGCAGAATCAATCATCGAGTCCTATTAACAACATTGCTTCGATCATTGATACAATGACGTATTTGGCACACGGCCGCCTTGAACCGGTAGACGCGAAGAAAAAGGAATTCGTTTCGCAATTTGACAATGGAGCCTGGGTGCAATCTAAATACTACAACAATAAGCATAGCTTCGTTCTGCACGCTAATCGTGACTATAATCCGCAATTAGACTCGGCGTTAAGATTGCACGAGGAATCGAAACAAAAGGAATTGGTCGCCGATGTCAAACACGAGGCTACAACCGAAACTTGCTACGATCGCGCGGAAGGTTGGAAATGGCTCAAACGCGTTAAAAACGTTGAGAGCCCTGACAGCTTCAACTGTTTGATGGACGAAGATTCGCTGGAAAACTTGATCGAAAGACCCAGCTCGATGCCACGGTCCGGTCAAAGTGACACCACAGCTTCCAGTTCCTCGTCCGTtgaaaatctgatacacgaatgggTGAAACCTTTGGAGAGTAAGGAAAGCAGTGTCCAGGAGGATGAGGTTCGCCAAGTCTCGAAATCTCTTCTGTCGAACGAACCTCGAACATCGGATAGCAACGAAAAACACGAGTACCATAAAGAGACATCGATTGACCAGCAACGCGATCTGCAAAGCAATAGTCAATACCAAACACGatgttcgtcgaacgaaccAAAGGAAATTCTTTCTACGGTTGGACGGAACGATTCGTACGATCCTGGCGACGATTCGAATCTGAAAACCAGCAAGGAATCGATCGACCAGAAGGAAAGCAACAAAAAATCGAAGAAGGTTAACAGTGTCGGGAGGAAGAAATTTACGATAAGGAGGCTGTTCGGGTCTCTGAAGTCTTTCAAGTCTACGAAATCCATGAAGTCCAGTGACGACTCGAGCGTCAAGTTTCCAACGTTTTCCAGCAACGATTCGACGGACGATTCATTGAAGAATATCACGCGGCGAATTAGTTACGATCAGTCGTTACTGAAGACCATGATCGGCGATGGCCAATCCGACGAAACGAGGAACGCTTTGTCGCGTTATCAAAGAATACTTAAGGATACGGAGAAAATGGACTGGGAgagttttcaacgtttcgtcgagAATTTGCATACCGGTCAGAAACACCTTTGGCGGGATATTTGCAACGCTATTAACAAAGAAGCGAGACGGCTGGCTGATAAAGACGATGGCGTCACGGAAGTGTGTATAGAAATCAGTTCCGTTCCCCGGGAGGAGACAAAGAGCGAGGGAAGAGAGTGCAGCAACGAGATCGTGTTCGAGATGGACATGACGCTCAGAGACGTCGAGGGGTTCCTCGATAGGCAGCTGGCTTCCACCAAGAAAGGCCAACTTGACACCCTCGAGAGAGCCAGCGAAGTTATTAGAGTTCGAAATGATGACGTTTGTAATACTGAAGTGGTCTCCAATCAAGCTGAGTAG
- the LOC143154812 gene encoding uncharacterized protein LOC143154812 — protein MPEIMVEAFAKGLIDKIMLEAFDTMDPNNEKLRMLGGREESADVQSQPTRTTLQNHDRSCADRNESETTELIENMVCGLRNLQIGDSTSVPSLLSNLEKQVKHVVCNIDSVSTPEQTKSAGMAVTQGQGDVHQIIHNAVIETTTDPSLCTHKEKESYDSSEIVRVSVNVLHRMIEELETKTEESPETVEETESIRKEGIAAWEETQERFIRTIESVDDYDRSNIGYPLSETGSKNIPRDEVLLSSSTVHSTSLASNVCLEEVTIEEITPSPLTGETISSRIASKGNRSSLSNAESRNPKRRTVFGRIRKMMRAIFGRRKN, from the exons ATGCCTGAAATAATGGTCGAGGCATTCGCGAAAGGTCTGATTGATAAGATCATGCTGGAAGCTTTCGACACTATGGATCCCAACAAcg AAAAATTACGTATGCTGGGCGGTCGAGAAGAATCGGCCGATGTTCAATCGCAGCCAACGCGAACGACGCTGCAAAACCACGATCGCTCGTGCGCGGATCGCAACGAGTCGGAAACCACGGAACTCATAGAGAATATGGTATGCGGGTTGCGTAACTTGCAAATCGGAGACTCGACTTCTGTACCATCCCTATTGTCTAATCTAGAGAAACAA GTGAAACACGTCGTGTGCAATATCGACAGCGTTTCGACGCCAGAACAGACCAAGAGTGCGGGTATGGCGGTCACTCAGGGTCAAGGCGACGTACACCAAATAATACATAACGCGGTTATCGAGACGACGACGGATCCGTCTCTGTGCACCCACAAGGAGAAGGAATCGTACGACTCGAGCGAGATCGTCCGTGTATCCGTGAACGTGCTCCATCGTATGATCGAGGAACTGGAAACGAAAACGGAGGAGAGCCCGGAAACCGTGGAGGAGACCGAGTCCATTCGGAAGGAAGGGATCGCAGCTTGGGAAGAGACGCAGGAACGTTTCATAAGAACGATCGAGAGCGTCGACGACTACGATCGGAGCAACATCGGTTATCCATTGTCCGAAACTGGCTCTAAAAATATTCCGCGGGACGAGGTATTGCTATCCTCGTCCACGGTGCACTCGACGTCCCTCGCGAGCAACGTTTGCCTGGAGGAAGTGACGATCGAGGAGATAACCCCCTCGCCTCTAACCGGAGAGACAATATCGTCGAGAATCGCGTCCAAGGGGAACAGATCGTCGTTGAGCAACGCCGAGTCGCGAAACCCGAAGAGGAGGACCGTCTTCGGTAGAATACGAAAAATGATGCGTGCCATTTTCGGACGTCGAAAGAACTGA
- the Mlc1 gene encoding myosin light chain alkali isoform X1, with protein sequence MADLSAREVEKAEFAFSIYDADGSNNIDAVDLGNVLRALNLNPTNATIEKLGGTKKKGEKLMKLDEFLPIYSQCKKDKEQGCYEDFLECLKLYDKQENGMMLAAELSHTLLTLGERLADNEVETVLKDCMDPEDEDGFIPYAPFLQRLCDRATDE encoded by the exons ATG GCAGACCTCAGCGCCAGGGAAGTCGAAA AGGCGGAATTTGCCTTTTCCATTTACGATGCCGATGGCTCGAACAATATCGACGCCGTCGACCTTGGAAACGTTCTTCGGGCCCTCAACCTGAACCCAACGAACGCCACCATTGAGAAACTTGGCGGAACAAAAAAGAAGGGCGAGAAACTGATGAAACTCGACGAGTTCTTGCCGATTTACAGCCAGTGCAAAAAGGACAAGGAGCAGGGATGCTACGAAGATTTCCTGGAGTGTTTGAAACTTTACGACAAACAGGAGAACGGAATGATGCTCGCTGCTGAACTTTCCCACACACTGCTCACGCTTg GTGAACGTCTAGCCGATAACGAAGTGGAGACGGTGCTGAAGGATTGCATGGACCCGGAAGACGAGGATGGCTTCATCCCTTATGCCC CGTTCCTTCAAAGACTGTGCGATAGAGCGACAGACGAATGA